From Acidimicrobiia bacterium:
CACAATCAACTTGGAAAACAGTGGCGAAACCGGTGAACAGGACGTTCACACCGCGGTAGCACATATTGCGACCCAAACCGGGTACAAGTTTGAATATGTGGGTGAAACAAACCAGATCCCTACCGAAACTTGGGGTGTTACCCCTACCGAAACCGGGCAATGGCCACCCGTGCTGATCGGGTGGGCTACTCCTGACCAAACCCCGCTACTTAAAGGCACAGAAGTAGCCCGAGCTGCTCAAATCCATGTGGAAACACCGGAAGGGCTGCGCTATGTTTCCGGCGCTGTTGCGCTCAATTTAGAACAACTTGCCACCTACCAGCCCGGTTTTGTTGGGACCCGTACCCAAGGGTCTGTTTTGTTACACGAACTTGGCCATATTGTGGGGTTAGATCACACCCCAAACTCAACCCAAATCATGTATAAACATGTAGGTGCCCAACCAGCGGTTTTAGGTGCTGGGGACCGTAACGGACTAACCCAGCTAGCCAACCCGCATTGCGCCCCTGAAAACTAGGTAGCTAAACGTTCCCAACACTACGCTTTGGCTCTTCATGTGGGACAACACCCGACCGTTAGGGTTTTAACACCAACCCAGGTCGGGTTCACAAACAAACCCAACAACACCCCTATGCCACAGGTAACAAAAAATCATGTGATGTTGGGTGGTTGGGTTTGTTTGGGGTGTGTGGTCAACGACAAGTTTCACACTATAGAGCTATGGCAACAAATAACTCTGCAACCCTAGACCGCTCCCACGTTTTAGGCACTGTGTATCTACCTAAAGGTGAGGGTACCAACGTTGGTCGTTTCTCGTTTATTGTGGACCGTGTTGCGGGGACCGCTGTAGAGATCGGTACTGCTGTGTGCGCTGACACTGTGGAAGGCGCTGTGGTTGGTGCTGTGGTTGACATGCGTACCGTGGGGGTGTTTGGCACACCACTTGAAGCAGAACTGGTAGCAACACACCAAACCAACACTCTAGGCCAACTACAAGAAGTGGTCGTGGCCGATGTTCAAGTGTTTCATTCTGAACATATGCGCCCTGTTCGCGCTGGTATAGTTCGAGCTGCTACCGCTACCGAACTTGGGGTAGCAACTGGTTTAGACCACATGGAATGGCCTATACCAGCAGGGGTTGTGAAACTTGTTTCTGGTGAATACGCACCAATTTTTTTGGATGGCACATATCTTTTAGGCCCAGAAGGGGCCCATTTAACAGTCGCTGGGCTTTCCGGGTTGGCTGCTAAAACATCGTTTATGATGAGTTTGTTACGCTCAGCGGTCTACACCGGCGGGTTGTATAACCATTCGGTAGGGGCACTTATTTTTAATGTTAAAGGCACCGATCTTCTATATTTAGATGAACCACCCCAACAAGGTTACGAACTTCAAAACCTTGACCGTGAACTGTACCAAGCTTTAGGTGTCCCAGCGGAACCTTTCGATGATGTGACTGTGTGGTCTCCTGGCGTGTTAGATGAGGGCCATACCCGTTCCGAACGTCGAGATGCCCGCCCGTTGCGTTGGGATCTGCGTATGGTGTTTCGCTATCTACCTACCCTTTTCCCCTACATCTACCAGGACGACAAACTTTCAGCGTTTGTTTCACAGTTTGAAGATCTGCATTTAAACACCCCTGGCCCTAACCGGATCGACACGTTAAACCACATGTTACGTTGGTTTGAACAACAACTTGCCGAAGCTGAACAAACCGGTTCCGACACCGCTTTTGGGGGTCGGACCCATATTGCTACCATGCGTCGCCTTTACCGCATGTTTTCATCTTTACCAGCCCGTACTAAAGGACTGATCGTTACCGGCTCTGCCAACGAAGCCTATGATGATATTGCTGTGGAGGGTTGGCGGCACGGCCAAATCGTGGTGGTCGACATCTCAGGGCTCCCGGCCGACACTCAAGGTTTCATTATGGAACGCACCACGAAACGTATCATGCAATCCGCTGAAGAAGCGACCCTCGGGGTCGATCATGTCATTATTTTAGCTGATGAGCTGAACGCTTTCGCACCTGCCCAAGGCGGGGAAATGGCTACCGTCAAAAAAACGTTACGCACGATCTCTACCCAGGGACGCTACGCAGGGATCTCAATGTTTGGCGCCGCCCAAAAAATATCGGTTGTTGATGAGCTCGTATATTCCAACGCTGCTACCCGTGCTTTGGGACGTACCAGCGACGTCGAGTTGTCATCCGGTGTGTACGGGAGGCTACCTTCTGGTTTAATAGAA
This genomic window contains:
- a CDS encoding matrixin family metalloprotease; amino-acid sequence: MTVFVVVGVLTVGPSVLPRWLPGPLATARYHILAYTEALRAYTETTSWDGDSVKHENSFVFSFTNPDGTPAVWEPCEAIRYTINLENSGETGEQDVHTAVAHIATQTGYKFEYVGETNQIPTETWGVTPTETGQWPPVLIGWATPDQTPLLKGTEVARAAQIHVETPEGLRYVSGAVALNLEQLATYQPGFVGTRTQGSVLLHELGHIVGLDHTPNSTQIMYKHVGAQPAVLGAGDRNGLTQLANPHCAPEN